The genomic DNA AAGGGCAGTGAGTGTGTTACATTCCAAGACCCAGCATACAGGAGGCGCTCTTTCTTTTCAAACCGCAAATTCATTCACTACAGGAATGGCTCCTTTTAAAATTTTGGTTTACCGAAGTGAATAAATTTTAAATTCATATTTTTTTCTGTCAATACCTGTCCCATGATAGTCCAGGCCAATCACATTAGCTGACCCGGTTAAAATCCTATATCGTTTGGCGTCGGGTCCGGATTCCAGATATAATGGAAACAGGAGTATTATCGGCGGTTGGGGAAGGATAAACGGCGTTGAGCGGGATGGGGAAGCCTTCGTTAAGGCGTGCCCACGACGGCGAAGAAGGAAAATTGAATGTGAGGTGAACTCTTTTTGACAACGCATTTTGATCTGAAGAACACTATACTCATATTCGCGACCGCCTTCGTTTTTTTCTTCATGTTGACCGGTTGCACCGTCCCCCTCCAAGTCAGAACAGACCTGATTTCCGACTTCGAAAAAAGTATAAAATTGTCTAATCATGAACTAGATCGTTTAATTGTGAAGTTTTATCCGAGAGAGGTTCAATTCATGTTTAATACAAGACAAAAAATGGATGAGACAAAGGCTATCAGAATTTTTCGAAAAACGAAGGAGTTCTTTTTGAGCGATGTTTTTCAGAAAGAAGTAATGGAGGAAATTTTCTTTAAAAAATACGGTAAGAAAGAAAAAATATACCCGGACGTATCGGTCAGCTTTATTTTAAAAGCCGAAAAACCGACTCTCTATTGTCGGTTCCATTCGTCTTATTACGCAACCAGCGATCTGTCGAGTGAGAAATCGAGCAGCGAGATCGACGGCTACCGAACGTGGTATTATCGGTACGGGCAGTGGAACGAGCCGTTGATTGAGCTGCCGCTGGATGAAAGCAGTACGGATGCCGATTGATGGACCGACGCCTCACACCGCCAAATACCGCCGCAGCTCGTCGGCGGACAGTTCGTCCGGGGCGCCTTCGGCCACGACGACGCCTTTGTCCAGCACGTAGCAGTAGTCGGCGATCGACGCGACGAAATCCAGGCTCTGTTCGACGAGCAGCACCGCGGTATCGCCGGACGCCTTGATCGCGCCGATCGCGTTTTCGATCAGCCGGACGACGGACGGCTGGATGCCTTCGGTCGGTTCGTCGAGGAGCAGCAGCGACGGTCCGGCGACGAGCGCACGCGCGATCGCCAACTGTTGCTGCTGACCGCCGCTCAGATCGCCGCCGCGGCGGCGCAGCATGTCGCGCAGGGCCGGAAACAGTTCAAACACGCGTTCCGGGATGCCGCCCGTTCGTCCGCCGGACGCTTCCAGCCCCACCTTCAGATTTTCTTCCACCGTCAACTGTCCGAAAATGTCCCGTCCCTGCGGCACGTAGCCGATGCCGGCGCGCGCGCGCCATTCGGGCGGAAGCCGCGTCAAGTCCGTTCCGTTGTACCGGATGACGCCCTTTTGCGTTTTCAGCAGGCCCATGATCGTCCGCATGAGCGTCGTCTTGCCGACGCCGTTGCGGCCCATGAGGCAGACGACGCGGCCGGGCGCTACCGTGAGACTGACGTCGCGCAGCACGAGGCTGCCGCCGTAGCCGGCCGAGATGTTTCGCACTTCAAGCATGCGGATCGGCCCTCCTTCCGAGATACACTTCGGCGACGCGTTCGTCGTTTTGAACGTCGGCGACGGAGCCTTCGCATAGGACGGCGCCTTCGTGCATGACGGTGACGGTCTGCGCGCACGCGCGGACGAACGCCATGTCGTGCTCGACGACCAGGACGGTGTGATCGGTCGCGATGTCGCGCAGCAGTTCCGCGGTCCGCTCGGTTTCCGCGTCGGTCATGCCGGCGACGGGTTCGTCGAGGAGCAAGAGCTCGGGGTCCTGCGCCAGCAGCATGCCGATTTCCAGCCATTGTTTTTCGCCGTGCGAAAGGGTGCCGCCGCGGACGCGCGGTTTGTCCGCCAGACCGACCCGTTCGAGAATGCGCGCGATGCGGTCGCGCTGTTCGGCGGACAGCCGGGCGGAGAGCGCGTGGCGGACGCCGCGCGGCTGTTTCAGCGCGATTTCGATGTTTTCCCATACCGTCAGTTCGGCGAAAATCGACGGCGACTGGAATTTGCGGCCGATGCCGAGCGCGGCGATTTCGTGTTCTTGCAGTTTGGCCAGGTCGATCGCGCCCTTGAACCGGACGCGCCCGGCCGAAGGCCGCGTTTTGCCGCAGAGGACGTCGAGCAGCGTCGTTTTGCCGGCCCCGTTCGGTCCGATCAGAAACCGCAGCTCGCCGCGCCGCAGGGTGAAATCGACGCCGCGCAGCGCCCGGAATCCGCCGAAACGGACTTCCAGCGATTCCACGAAAACAAGCGGCGGTTCAGGAGCTGGGCGGATCGCGCTGGCGACGGCCGCCGCGTCCGGTTCTTCCGCCCGCACCGCGGCGGTTTTAAGCCGTCCGATATCGGCCATCGGACACCCTCCTTTCGTTCCGTCTCCGGATCGTCCGGATCAGTGTCTGCCAAAGCCCGACCAGGCCGCCCGGCAAGAGCAGCACGACGACCACGAACAGTCCGCCCAGGAAAAACAGCCAGCCGTCCGGGTACAGTTCGCTGAACGCCGTTTTCGCCGCATTGGTGGCGAGCGCCCCGATCACCGCGCCGGACAGCGTGCCGCGGCCGCCGATCGCCACCCAGAGCACCATTTCGATCGACGGCACGATGTTCATCTGCGCCGGGGAAATGATGCCTTCCTGCAGGACGAACAAAGCGCCCGCGACGCCGGCCAGAGCCGCCGACAGGCCGAAAGCGAACACTTTATACCGGACGGGGTCGTATCCCAGGAAACGCAGCCGGTTTTCCCCGTCGCGGACGGCGATCAGAATGCGCCCGAACCGTCCCCGGACCATGCGCCTGCAAAGAAAGTACGTCGCGCCGAGCACAAATAGCGAAACGTAGTACAGCGCGATTTTCACGTTCGGATCGTAAAGCGGAAATCCGAGAAACGTCGAGAAGTTCGTCAGGCCGTTCGTTCCGCCGGTATAGCCCTGTTGTCCGATGAAAAGCGTGACGGTGACGATGACGAGCGCCTGGGTCAGAATCGAGAAAAAAGCGCCGCGGATCCGGTTGCGGAACGTCAGATACCCGAGCGAAACGGCGATCAGGACGGGAACGGCGACGGCCGCCGCGAGCGCGAACCAGGGCGAAGCGAACGGCCGCCAAAACCACGGCAGCGACTCCACGCCGCTCCAGCTCATGAAGTCGGGCAGCCTGCCGCCGGAAGCGACGAGTTTCAGGTGCATGGCCACGGCGTAGGCGCCGAGACCGAAGAAGACGCCGTGACCGAGGCTGAGAATCCCTGCGTATCCCCAGATCAGGTCGATGCCGATCGCCAAAACCGCAAAGGCGAGAAATTTGCCGAGCAGCGACAGCCTGAAGTCCGACAGGCCGAACGGCGCAAGCAGAAGGGCGGCAGCGACGAGCGCCGTCAGCGCGACGCCGGCGCGGGCGAGCGCGCCTTCTTTCATGGTCGGCGCCGGCTGCGGGCGAACGGGCCGGCCGCTTGTCGGTCGAGTGATCAATCCGCTCACATCCTTTCAGTCCAGCGCGCGGGTGCGGGTCTGCAGCAGGCCGGACGGTCTCCACTGCAAAAAGGCGATGACGAGCGCGAACACGAGCACTTTGGCCAGCGTTGCGGTCGTCGCGTATTCCAGCGTCGTCGAGGCGACACCGATGCCGAGCGCGCCGAGCGCAGTACCGGCCAGTTGGCCGATGCCGCCGAGGACGACGACCATGAAGGCGTCGACGATGTAATACGTGCCGAGCGACGGCCCGATCGGCCCGAGCAGGGTCAGGACGCAGCCCGCCAGTCCGGCGATGCCCGAACCGAACGCGAACACGCGCGCGTCGAGCTTGCGCGTCGACACGCCGAGGCAGGCGGCCATCGAGCGGTTTTCCAGGGCGGCGCGAATGTTCCGGCCGCCGCGCGTATGCCGGAGATACAAGTAGATGGAACTGAGGCAGACGGCCGCCAAAGCAATGATGAACAATCGCTTGTAAGGCAACACGAGGTCGGCCGTGATTTTCCATCCGCCTTCCAGCCAGGCCGGCGCCTTCACCGCGACGTTCGGGGCGCCGAAAATCGAGCGCGCCGCCTGCTGCAAAATCAGACTGACGCCCCACGTGGCGAGCAGGCTGTCGAGCGGACGGCCGTACAGATGCCGGACGAGCGTCGTTTCGAGCAGCCAGCCGATCGCGAACGCCAGCGCGAACGCAAGCGGCAGCGAGGCGAGGAAAAACAGATCGGCCGCCCCCGCCGGCGCGTAACGCATAAACCATTGCTGCGTCATGTACGCCGTATAGGCGCCGATCATGAGGAATTCGCCGTGCGCCATGTTGATGACTTTCATCAGGCCGAACGTGATCGCCAGGCCGAGCGCGGCGAGCAGCAGGATCGATCCGACGCTGACGCCGTTGAACAGTTGCAGAAGCAGAAGACTCACGCGAAGTCACCCCGCTTGGCGCGGATAAGGAATGACGCGGCGGGGACCGGGCGTCCGGCCGCCCGCCGCTTTTCATAGTAGAACGTTATTTCTGTCCGCTGACTTCCGCGCCCCACGGATAGCTTTTCAGCCACGGATCGGGTTTGACCGGTTCGCCGGAGTTCCACACTTCCTTGAACATGCCGTCGGCCTGCACCTGGCCGATGCGGACCGTTTTGTAAACGTGCTGCGTTTCGCCGTCGACCGTCACTTTGCCTTCAGGAGCCTGGATGGTCAGGCTTTTGGCGGCTTCCTTCACTTTGGCGACGTCGAACGAACCGGCTTTTTTCACCGCTTCCGCCCACAGGTAGACGCCGAAGTATCCCGCCTCGATCGGGTCGGCGGTGACGCGGTCCTGTCCGTATTTGGCCTTGTAGGCGGCGACGAATTTCTTGTTTTCCGGCGTATCGGTCGTCTGGAAATAGTTCCACGCCGCGTAGTGTCCTTCCAGAAGCGACGCGCCGATGCCGCGGATTTCCTCTTCCGCGATGCTGACCGACATGACGGGGATGTCGGCGGCGGTGATGCCCGCGTCTTTCAGTTGTTTGAAAAAGGCGACGTTGGAGTCCCCGTTCAGCGTGTTGAAAATAACGCTGGGCCGCGTGCTCTTGATTTTGCTGATCATCGTGCTGAAATCGGTATGTCCGAGCGCGACGTATTCCTCCGCGACGACGGTGCCGCCTTCGGCCTTGAGCTGCGCTTTGATGATTTTGTTGGCGGTGCGGGGGAAGACGTAGTCCGAGCCGAGCAGGAAGAACGATTTCCCCTTGTTCTGCAAAAGCCACGTGACGGCGGGAATGATCTGCTGATTGGTCGTGGCTCCCGTGTAGAAAATGTTCGGCGACGTTTCCAGACCTTCGTACTGGACCGGGTAAAACAGCAGGCCGTTGTTTTGCTCGACGACCGGCAGCATCGCTTTGCGGCTTGCCGACGTCCAGCCGCCGAACACGACGACCGCCTTGTCGTTTTGCAGCAGTTTGCGGATTTTTTCGGCGAACATCTGCGGATCGGACGCGCCGTCTTCGACGATCGGTTTCAGTTTTTTGCCCAGCACGCCGCCGGCAGCGTTGATTTCCTCGATCGCCAGCATCGTCGCGTCCTTGACGGACGTTTCGCTGATCGACATCGTGCCGGTCAGGGAATGTAACACGCCGACCGGGACGGTGTCGCCCGAGCCGCCGCCCGTCCCCGATTCGGAGGCGGAATTCGACGCGGGCGTCGAGCTGCCGGCGCAGCCCGCGACGGCCCATGCAAAGGCGGCGGTCAGCAACCAGGCGCTCATCAGTTTCTTACGTTTCATGTCGTGTTCAGCCCCTTTCTTGGTGTTGAATCTCAAAAAGTACGCCTCTTATATTAAATCATATTCTGAATTATGTCAAGATTATTTACATCAAATGAGATGAGGGTTATAATAACGATGAGAGGGGGGAACGGCGTGCACTTGACGGAACGCGAAAAAGAGAAGCTGTTGATCACCGTGGCGGCCGACGTCGCGCGGCGGCGGCTGGCCCGCGGGTTGAAACTGAACTACCCGGAGAGCATGGCGGTTTTGATTTCGGAACTGCTGGAAGGCGCGCGCGAGGGCCTGAGCGTGGCGGAACTGATGGAGCGCGGCACGAAGGTGCTCCGGCGCGACCAGGTGATGGAAGGCGTTCCGGAGATGATCGAGGAAGTGCAGGTCGAAGCGACGTTTCCCGACGGCACGAAGCTCGTCACGGTTCATCGGCCGATTCGGGAGTAGGAGGGAGGATGCCTGTGATTCCAGGCGAGTATCGGATCAGACCGGGCGAACTGGAACTGAACGCGGGCCGGCGCACGGAACGGCTGACGGTCGTCAATCTGGGCGATCGGCCCGTGCAGGTCGGATCGCACGCCCATTTTTTCGAAGTCAACCGGTTGTTGCGTTTCGACCGCCTGAAGGCGTTCGGCATGCGGCTCGACATTCCGGCCGGGACGGCGGTCCGGTTCGAGCCGGGCGAGGAAAAACCGGTGGAACTGGTCGAGTTCGGCGGCACGCGGCAGGCGCACGGCATGAACGGAATGACGATGGGATGGACGGGCGGTGGGGCGGACGCTGCTGTGCTTGAGCGGTTGCGACAATGGTTGGGCGGGGAGTGAGGCGTTTGTACCGGATGGAACGAAGCCGTTATGCGGCGATGTTCGGCCCGACGGTCGGGGACGCGGTTCGTCTGGCGGATACCGATCTGTGGGCGGAAATCGAGCGGGATTACACCGTATACGGAGACGAATGCAAGTTCGGCGGAGGCAAAGTGATCCGCGACGGCATGGGCCAGTCGTCGAGGACGACGCGCGAAGGCGGCGCGCTGGATACGGTGATCACCAACGCGATCATTATCGACCACTGGGGCATCGTCAAGGCGGATATCGGCATTCGCGACGGCCGCATTGTCGGCATCGGCAAGGCCGGCAACCCCGACACGATGGACGGCGTCGATCCGCGGCTCGTCATCGGCGCGGGTACCGAGGTGATCGCGGGGGAAGGCAAAATCGTGACGGCGGGCGGCGTCGACACGCATATCCATTTTATTTGTCCCCAGCAGATCGAAACGGCGCTGGCGTCCGGTATTACGACGATGATCGGCGGCGGTACAGGTCCGGCGACCGGGACGAACGCGACGACGTGCACGCCGGGGCAGTGGCACATTCACCGGATGCTGGAAGCCGCCGAGGCGTTCCCGGTCAACCTCGGTTTTCTCGGCAAAGGCAACGCTTCTTATCCGGAACCGCTGGCCGAGCAGATCGAGGCCGGCGCGATCGGACTGAAGTTGCATGAGGACTGGGGCTCGACGCCGGCGGCGATCGACTGTTGCCTGCGGGTCGCCGACCGTTACGACGTGCAGGTGGCGATCCATACGGATACGCTCAACGAGGCGGGGTTCGTCGAGGACACGATCCGCGCGATCGGCGGCCGCACCATTCATACGTATCATACCGAGGGTGCAGGCGGCGGGCATGCGCCGGACATTCTGCGCATCGCAGGCGAGCTGAACGTTCTGCCGTCCTCGACGAATCCGACGCGGCCGTATACGGTGAACACGATCGAGGAGCACCTCGACATGCTGATGGTCTGTCACCACCTGGACAGCCGCATTCCCGAAGACGTCGCGTTCGCGGACTCCCGCATCCGGCCGGAGACGATCGCGGCCGAGGACGTGCTGCACGACATGGGCGTGCTCAGCATCATCAGTTCCGACTCGCAGGCGATGGGGCGGGTCGGCGAGGTCATCATCCGGACGTGGCAGACGGCGGATAAGATGAAAAAACAGTTCGGTCCGCTTCCGCCGGACACGGAAGCGAACGACAATTTCCGCATCAAGCGGTACGTCGCCAAATATACGATCAATCCGGCGATCGCTCACGGCGTCGGGCATCTGATCGGATCGGTCGAGCCGGGCAAGTGGGCGGATCTCGTGCTGTGGCGTCCGGCGTTCTTCGGCGTCAAGCCGGAAATGGTGATCAAAGGCGGCATGATCGTTTACGCGCAGATGGGCGATCCGAACGCCTCCATTCCGACGCCGCAGCCGGTGTTCGGCCGGCCGATGTTCGGCGCGTTCGGCGGGGCGGTCGCTTCGTGCTGCATCACGTTCGTGTCGAAAGCGGCGTACGCCAAAGGCGTTCACGAGCGGCTCGGCCTGAAGCGGCGCGTCGAACCGGTGCGCGGCGTGCGGACGCTGACGAAAAAGCAGATGATCCACAACGACGCGACGCCGCGGATCGAGGTCGATCCGGAGACGTACGAGGTGCGCGTCGACGGAAAAGTCGTCACGTGCGAGCCGGCGTCGGTGCTGCCGATGGCGCAGCGGTATTTTTTGTTCTAGAGCGGGGCGGTAGCCGTGTCGTGGCTCGCGTTCGTCCAGTTGCTGGATTCCGCGCTGCCGGTCGGCGCGTTCTCGCATTCGTTCGGGCTGGAAACGCTTGTTCAGGAAGGGCGGATTCGCGACGCCGGCGAGTTGCGGGCGTTTGTCCGGGCGATGTTGTGGCACGCCTGGTCGACGACGGACGCGCTCGCCGTGAAGGCGTCATACGTTTACGGCGCAAGCGGCGAATGGGAGCGCGTGTTCGAGCTGGACCGGCTGCTGCACGCCCAGCGGATCGCGCCCGAAACGCGGGAAGGCATGGTCCGCATCGGCAGGCGGTTGCTCTCGCTTGTTACGCGGCTGCATCCGCGGCTCGACTGGGAGCCGCTTGCGGGCGCGGTCGCGGCCGGGCGGACGCCGGGGGCGTTTCCGACGGTGTTCGGATTTGCGACGTATCGAATGTGTATCCCATTGGCTCAGGCGGCGGAAGGATATCTTTATACGTGCGTCGCGGGGGCGGCAAACGCGGCGCTCCGGCTGATGTCGATCGGCCAGACGGAGGCGCAGGCGGTGATCGCGGAACTCGCGTCCGACATCCGCGACGCCTGGCGGGCGGCGTCCGGACTCGACCCGTTCGACTACCGCGCCTGCGCGCCGCTCGCGGACGCGGCGATGCTTCGCCACGAAACGCTGTATTCGCGATTGTTCATGTCCTGAATAAGGGAGGATGAAAATCCTATGTGCCAGGGCGGACATCATCACCATCATCATGACTGGGAAACGCCGCGGATCCGGCGCGACCGCGCGGTCCGCGTCGGCATCGGCGGGCCGGTCGGATCGGGCAAGACGGCGCTGGTGGAACGGCTGGCCCGACGCCTGAAGGACTGCTACAGCCTGGCGGTCATCACGAACGACATTTACACGAAGGAAGACGCGCGCATTTTGTTGAACACGGGCGTGTTGCCGGAAGACCGGATCATCGGCGTCGAAACCGGCGGCTGTCCGCATACGGCGATCCGCGAGGACGCGTCGATGAATTTCGAGGCGGTCGAGGAACTAGAGCGCCGTTTTCCCGATCTCGAGCTGATTTTCATCGAAAGCGGCGGGGACAACCTGGCGGCGGCGTTCAGCCCCGAGCTGGCCGACCGGTTCATTTACATTATCGACGTGGCGCAAGGGGAAAAAATTCCGCGCAAGGGCGGCCCCGGCATCATCCGGTCGGATTTTCTCGTCATCAACAAAATCGATCTCGCGCCGTACGTCGGCGCAAGTCTGCGGGTCATGGAGGAAGATACGATCCGGATGCGGGGAAATCGTCCGTACGTGTTTACGAACCTGTTGACGGAGGAAGGGCTCGACCGGCTCCAGGAATGGTTGGAGCGGGAACTCGCGCATGCCTGAGGTGAAGGCCGAGCTGCGCGTCCGGTTGGAGCGCACGCCTCGCGGAACCGAGATGGTGGAAAGTTTCGCGCAGGCGCCGCTCAAGGTCGCCAAGACGTTCGCGCTGCCCGGCGGCATGGCGGGAGTGACGGTGATGGACGTTTCGCCGGGAATGCTCGCCGGCGACCGGTATGAACAGGTGTGGAGTGTCGGGACAGGGGCGTCTGTTCGCGTCTCCACGCAGTCGTTCGCGAGAATCCATCCTTCCGACGGTCGGCCGAGCGTGCAGACGCTGTCGTTCGAGCTCGGGCCCGGCGCGTGGTTCGAATGGATGCCGGAACCCGTCATGCCGTTTCGCGACGCGCGGTTTGTCGGCTGTTGTCGGGTCCGCATGGCGCCCGGAGCCGTGTTCGCCATGACGGAAGTGCTTTGTCCGGGACGGACGCTGCGCGGGGAGGTGTTTCGCTACACGCTGTACGACAGCCGGTTGTGCGTACGGGACGGCCGGGAGATCTGGTACGACGGACGCTTGCGCATCGAACCGGGCGGGGAAGCGGTCCGGCGGCGGGGTGTCGGCTTCGGCGGCCCCGGCGTGTGGGGAGGTTATACCCATTTGGGCGCTTTGTGGGTGTTTTCGGACCGGGTCAAGCCGATGCATGCGGATTTGATGCGGGAAGCCGCAGAACGGTCAACCGACGGCGGTGCGCTTCTCGCCGGCGTCGGCGTGCTTGCGCGAAACGGAGTTGTGGTACAGGCGCTCGGACATCGCGCCTGGGAGATTCGCCGGCTGCTGCAAACGGTGTGGGATGCAACGCGTGTTTGTTTGTGTTAGTATGGATTTTGGAGATGAACGAACATGCGGGGCAAAGTGACGTTGCAGCAGATCGCCGATCTCGCCGGCGTTTCGAAATTCGCGGTTTCGCGGGCGCTGTCGGGAAAACCCGGCGTCAGCCCGCAGACGCGCGAGTTGATCCTGAAAACAGCCGGACAGCTCGGCTATTTCGACCGCGTTCGCCGTCCGCCCGCCCGTGTTCCGGACCCGGCGCGCGGCGGGGAAGCGGCGTTGTCGGGGACTGTGGCCGTTTTGTTTCCGAATATTCGTTACCAGAACCGGGAATCGCCTTATTGGGGGCCGGTGTTCGACGGCATCGCGGAGCGGCTGGAGCAGATCGGTCTGGATATCGTGACGATGACGGAGCCGTCGGACGACGACGTGTTTCGCGTACTCAATCCGGCAGGGTTGCTCGGGACGATCGGGGTCGGCGTCATTTCGACGCAAATGGCGCTCGGCGTCCGTAACAGGGGAATTCCGATCGTCATGGTTGATCATCAGGACCCGGCGGTCGTGTGCGATACGGTGTTTATGGACAATTTCACGTGCACGCGCGAGCTGGTCGGCAAGCTGATCGGCAAGGGGTTCAGGGCGTTTCAGTTTGTCGGGCAGATCGATTTTTCGCCGAGCTTTTACGAACGGTGGCTCGGATTCCGTTCGGCGCTGGAGGATTTCAAATTGCCGTTTGCCCAGGCACCCGCACTTGTCGGCGCCGAGGCGGGTTATCCGGACGGCGTACGTCGGGCGATCGGAGCGATGGAATACATGCCGGAGGTGTTCGTTTGCGCGAACGATGCGACGGCGGTCGCCGTCGTCGAAGCGTTGCGGGCGCGGGGCGTGCGGGTTCCGGAAGATTGCGCGGTGACCGGTTTCGACAATACGGAGCAGAGTGCCGCCTGTGATCCTCCGCTGACGACGGTCGACGTGCCGAAGCGACTGCTCGGCATGCGGGCGGTCGACAAACTGCTCTGGCGCATCAGGCATCCCGACGATCCTCCGGAAAAAACGCTGATTTACGGCAAAACGATCTGGCGGGCGTCGACGGAGCGCAGATGATGCAACGCTTTCAGTGTTCGCGGGGCGGAGCAAACAGTCCGGCCAGTTTGGCGAAGGGATTGGCGGTTTCGTCGGTATCGGCGTCGCCGGAAGAGTAAATGACGCGGGTTTCGTATTTGGAGAGCTCTTCCGGTGTATTCGTCCGAAGTTCAAAACAGTCCTGAGCTTGCAGGAACAGCCGCGCCGTCGTTCGGGCGTCGTCGAGCGCACGGTGCTCGTGGCCTTCTATGGCGACCCCGACGATTTCGCAAGCTTTCCTCAAGCCGATCTGGCGGAAACGTGTTCCGTTTTCACGGCTGTAGCGCTCGGAAAACTGCCGCTGCAAATCGTTGTGGTTGCGGAACCATTCGCCGATGTCGAGGCCGAGTTCCTGGCACCGCTCGATCAGCAAAATACGGTCTTCCGGTCCCCACGTACAAAAATAGCAAGGCCGATCGCCGACCCAGGCACGAAACGCATCGATCGCTTCCGCAAACGTCGGGGCATCGGCGAGCTGCGTCCTTTCGATGCCGGTCAGCTGGACGGTGTCGTTGTTGAGATGTGTTCTGGGCTTGACGAGCGTAGAAAACGTGTCGGCGATCAACCATTCGCCGGATGCCGGGTCGCGCGTCAGCCGGACGGCTCCGATCTCGATGATTTCCCCCGTGCGCGAACGGTTCGACGAAAATTCAAGATCGTAGACGATGGCGTCCATGGCGGACGGTTTCTCCCTTCCCGAAACGGTCTGGCCGTGTCGTCGGTTTCATTTTAACAGATGGCCGGGCGCTTGTTGAGGGGTGTGAGTTTTTGTTTTTTAAGTCTTTTGAAATGTATCCCATCGGCTCAGAAACGACTTGAGGATTCATACAGAAGAAACGAGT from Candidatus Reconcilbacillus cellulovorans includes the following:
- a CDS encoding urea ABC transporter permease subunit UrtB translates to MSLLLLQLFNGVSVGSILLLAALGLAITFGLMKVINMAHGEFLMIGAYTAYMTQQWFMRYAPAGAADLFFLASLPLAFALAFAIGWLLETTLVRHLYGRPLDSLLATWGVSLILQQAARSIFGAPNVAVKAPAWLEGGWKITADLVLPYKRLFIIALAAVCLSSIYLYLRHTRGGRNIRAALENRSMAACLGVSTRKLDARVFAFGSGIAGLAGCVLTLLGPIGPSLGTYYIVDAFMVVVLGGIGQLAGTALGALGIGVASTTLEYATTATLAKVLVFALVIAFLQWRPSGLLQTRTRALD
- a CDS encoding urease subunit alpha; translated protein: MERSRYAAMFGPTVGDAVRLADTDLWAEIERDYTVYGDECKFGGGKVIRDGMGQSSRTTREGGALDTVITNAIIIDHWGIVKADIGIRDGRIVGIGKAGNPDTMDGVDPRLVIGAGTEVIAGEGKIVTAGGVDTHIHFICPQQIETALASGITTMIGGGTGPATGTNATTCTPGQWHIHRMLEAAEAFPVNLGFLGKGNASYPEPLAEQIEAGAIGLKLHEDWGSTPAAIDCCLRVADRYDVQVAIHTDTLNEAGFVEDTIRAIGGRTIHTYHTEGAGGGHAPDILRIAGELNVLPSSTNPTRPYTVNTIEEHLDMLMVCHHLDSRIPEDVAFADSRIRPETIAAEDVLHDMGVLSIISSDSQAMGRVGEVIIRTWQTADKMKKQFGPLPPDTEANDNFRIKRYVAKYTINPAIAHGVGHLIGSVEPGKWADLVLWRPAFFGVKPEMVIKGGMIVYAQMGDPNASIPTPQPVFGRPMFGAFGGAVASCCITFVSKAAYAKGVHERLGLKRRVEPVRGVRTLTKKQMIHNDATPRIEVDPETYEVRVDGKVVTCEPASVLPMAQRYFLF
- a CDS encoding urease accessory protein UreF, which codes for MSWLAFVQLLDSALPVGAFSHSFGLETLVQEGRIRDAGELRAFVRAMLWHAWSTTDALAVKASYVYGASGEWERVFELDRLLHAQRIAPETREGMVRIGRRLLSLVTRLHPRLDWEPLAGAVAAGRTPGAFPTVFGFATYRMCIPLAQAAEGYLYTCVAGAANAALRLMSIGQTEAQAVIAELASDIRDAWRAASGLDPFDYRACAPLADAAMLRHETLYSRLFMS
- a CDS encoding urease subunit beta; translated protein: MIPGEYRIRPGELELNAGRRTERLTVVNLGDRPVQVGSHAHFFEVNRLLRFDRLKAFGMRLDIPAGTAVRFEPGEEKPVELVEFGGTRQAHGMNGMTMGWTGGGADAAVLERLRQWLGGE
- a CDS encoding urea ABC transporter substrate-binding protein: MKRKKLMSAWLLTAAFAWAVAGCAGSSTPASNSASESGTGGGSGDTVPVGVLHSLTGTMSISETSVKDATMLAIEEINAAGGVLGKKLKPIVEDGASDPQMFAEKIRKLLQNDKAVVVFGGWTSASRKAMLPVVEQNNGLLFYPVQYEGLETSPNIFYTGATTNQQIIPAVTWLLQNKGKSFFLLGSDYVFPRTANKIIKAQLKAEGGTVVAEEYVALGHTDFSTMISKIKSTRPSVIFNTLNGDSNVAFFKQLKDAGITAADIPVMSVSIAEEEIRGIGASLLEGHYAAWNYFQTTDTPENKKFVAAYKAKYGQDRVTADPIEAGYFGVYLWAEAVKKAGSFDVAKVKEAAKSLTIQAPEGKVTVDGETQHVYKTVRIGQVQADGMFKEVWNSGEPVKPDPWLKSYPWGAEVSGQK
- a CDS encoding urea ABC transporter ATP-binding subunit UrtE, with translation MLEVRNISAGYGGSLVLRDVSLTVAPGRVVCLMGRNGVGKTTLMRTIMGLLKTQKGVIRYNGTDLTRLPPEWRARAGIGYVPQGRDIFGQLTVEENLKVGLEASGGRTGGIPERVFELFPALRDMLRRRGGDLSGGQQQQLAIARALVAGPSLLLLDEPTEGIQPSVVRLIENAIGAIKASGDTAVLLVEQSLDFVASIADYCYVLDKGVVVAEGAPDELSADELRRYLAV
- a CDS encoding urease subunit gamma; this translates as MHLTEREKEKLLITVAADVARRRLARGLKLNYPESMAVLISELLEGAREGLSVAELMERGTKVLRRDQVMEGVPEMIEEVQVEATFPDGTKLVTVHRPIRE
- a CDS encoding urea ABC transporter permease subunit UrtC; the protein is MKEGALARAGVALTALVAAALLLAPFGLSDFRLSLLGKFLAFAVLAIGIDLIWGYAGILSLGHGVFFGLGAYAVAMHLKLVASGGRLPDFMSWSGVESLPWFWRPFASPWFALAAAVAVPVLIAVSLGYLTFRNRIRGAFFSILTQALVIVTVTLFIGQQGYTGGTNGLTNFSTFLGFPLYDPNVKIALYYVSLFVLGATYFLCRRMVRGRFGRILIAVRDGENRLRFLGYDPVRYKVFAFGLSAALAGVAGALFVLQEGIISPAQMNIVPSIEMVLWVAIGGRGTLSGAVIGALATNAAKTAFSELYPDGWLFFLGGLFVVVVLLLPGGLVGLWQTLIRTIRRRNERRVSDGRYRTA
- a CDS encoding urease accessory protein UreG; its protein translation is MCQGGHHHHHHDWETPRIRRDRAVRVGIGGPVGSGKTALVERLARRLKDCYSLAVITNDIYTKEDARILLNTGVLPEDRIIGVETGGCPHTAIREDASMNFEAVEELERRFPDLELIFIESGGDNLAAAFSPELADRFIYIIDVAQGEKIPRKGGPGIIRSDFLVINKIDLAPYVGASLRVMEEDTIRMRGNRPYVFTNLLTEEGLDRLQEWLERELAHA
- a CDS encoding urea ABC transporter ATP-binding protein UrtD: MRPAPEPPLVFVESLEVRFGGFRALRGVDFTLRRGELRFLIGPNGAGKTTLLDVLCGKTRPSAGRVRFKGAIDLAKLQEHEIAALGIGRKFQSPSIFAELTVWENIEIALKQPRGVRHALSARLSAEQRDRIARILERVGLADKPRVRGGTLSHGEKQWLEIGMLLAQDPELLLLDEPVAGMTDAETERTAELLRDIATDHTVLVVEHDMAFVRACAQTVTVMHEGAVLCEGSVADVQNDERVAEVYLGRRADPHA